Proteins found in one Primulina eburnea isolate SZY01 chromosome 16, ASM2296580v1, whole genome shotgun sequence genomic segment:
- the LOC140816939 gene encoding protein TONNEAU 1a-like isoform X2 — MDDYTREMMDLKTLITRTLEKKGVLAKIRAELRASVFEAIEEEDGVIEKEGLPPALLGSCNGRAKQLHNSPSGRLLTALICEYLEWAQLNHTLKVYIPESNLPKDSWKSELKEFSIKNGYDLNRNGDSGPLLLDVLEGFLKFEGRGSNRRLTTPDADALCNLDARNIKRPPSSSVAGGLTPLGRPLPSSQASDRRAGSSTSSYRKDDYNWRYDNDDLPEDMIRASAALENLQLDRKARNLTSWRHAGDGIFEEDSRVDHK, encoded by the exons ATGGACGATTATACGAGAGAAATGATGGATTTAAAAACCCTGATCACTCGTACTCTTGAGAAGAAAGGCGTCCTTGCCAAGATCCGA GCTGAGCTGAGAGCCAGTGTGTTTGAAGCGATTGAAGAAGAGGATGGGGTGATAGAGAAAGAAGGTCTGCCTCCTGCACTATTGGGTAGCTGCAATGGTCGTGCAAAGCAACTCCATAACTCTCCTTCAG GAAGACTTCTAACTGCATTGATCTGTGAATATTTGGAGTGGGCTCAGTTAAACCACACGCTGAAAGTCTACATACCAGAGAGCAATTTG CCAAAAGATTCCTGGAAATCGGAGCTAAAAGAATTCAGCATAAAAAATGGGTATGATCTGAACAGGAACGGAGACAGTGGCCCTTTACTCTTGGATGTTCTTGAAGGATTCTTGAAGTTTGAG GGTAGGGGTAGCAACAGGAGATTAACCACTCCAGATGCTGATGCCTTATGCAACCTGGATGCTCGAAATATTAAGAGACCGCCATCATCATCAGTTGCAGGGGGTTTAACTCCATTAGGCAG GCCTCTTCCTTCTTCACAAGCATCTG ATCGAAGAGCAGGGTCATCTACTTCTAGCTATCGGAAAGATGATTACAATTGGAGATATGATAATGATGACCTTCCTGAAGATATGATTCGTGCTTCAGCTGCTTTAGAAAATCTACAGTTGGATAGAAAAGCTCGAAATCTAACTTCTTGGAG GCACGCGGGGGATGGAATTTTCGAGGAAGATAGCAGGGTAGACCACAAGTAA
- the LOC140816939 gene encoding protein TONNEAU 1a-like isoform X1, whose translation MDDYTREMMDLKTLITRTLEKKGVLAKIRAELRASVFEAIEEEDGVIEKEGLPPALLGSCNGRAKQLHNSPSGRLLTALICEYLEWAQLNHTLKVYIPESNLPKDSWKSELKEFSIKNGYDLNRNGDSGPLLLDVLEGFLKFENLSQGRGSNRRLTTPDADALCNLDARNIKRPPSSSVAGGLTPLGRPLPSSQASDRRAGSSTSSYRKDDYNWRYDNDDLPEDMIRASAALENLQLDRKARNLTSWRHAGDGIFEEDSRVDHK comes from the exons ATGGACGATTATACGAGAGAAATGATGGATTTAAAAACCCTGATCACTCGTACTCTTGAGAAGAAAGGCGTCCTTGCCAAGATCCGA GCTGAGCTGAGAGCCAGTGTGTTTGAAGCGATTGAAGAAGAGGATGGGGTGATAGAGAAAGAAGGTCTGCCTCCTGCACTATTGGGTAGCTGCAATGGTCGTGCAAAGCAACTCCATAACTCTCCTTCAG GAAGACTTCTAACTGCATTGATCTGTGAATATTTGGAGTGGGCTCAGTTAAACCACACGCTGAAAGTCTACATACCAGAGAGCAATTTG CCAAAAGATTCCTGGAAATCGGAGCTAAAAGAATTCAGCATAAAAAATGGGTATGATCTGAACAGGAACGGAGACAGTGGCCCTTTACTCTTGGATGTTCTTGAAGGATTCTTGAAGTTTGAG AATTTATCTCAGGGTAGGGGTAGCAACAGGAGATTAACCACTCCAGATGCTGATGCCTTATGCAACCTGGATGCTCGAAATATTAAGAGACCGCCATCATCATCAGTTGCAGGGGGTTTAACTCCATTAGGCAG GCCTCTTCCTTCTTCACAAGCATCTG ATCGAAGAGCAGGGTCATCTACTTCTAGCTATCGGAAAGATGATTACAATTGGAGATATGATAATGATGACCTTCCTGAAGATATGATTCGTGCTTCAGCTGCTTTAGAAAATCTACAGTTGGATAGAAAAGCTCGAAATCTAACTTCTTGGAG GCACGCGGGGGATGGAATTTTCGAGGAAGATAGCAGGGTAGACCACAAGTAA
- the LOC140816549 gene encoding serine/threonine-protein kinase PBL27-like, with translation MSRVYDNWERLVAAVLKKQQLWELCHQHSRSPSICSEASESSSTSFNFVPFGFSSLQEELETKKASTDEGSIHTATRTFTFRELTAATENFRPDFILSEGGFGRLYKGQLKGTKQIVAVKQIDRNGVQGNREFLVEVMILSSLHHPNMVNLIGYCADGDQRLLVQEYMPFGSLDDHLHDLQPEKAPLDWNTRMKIATGVAKCLVYMHDTANPPVIHRNVKSSNILLGEGHHPKLSHFGLAKFGPVCDKTYVSTRVVGTHGYRAPEYAMTGRLTVKADVYSYGVVLLEIITGKRAIDNSRAVEEISLVAWARPLFQDGTKFTQMADPKLQGRYPVRGLYQALAVSAACLQMDPDVRPSMADVATAITYIASENWSPETASSRV, from the exons ATGTCTCGGGTGTACGACAACTGGGAGAGGCTCGTGGCAGCAGTTTTGAAGAAACAGCAGCTCTGGGAACTTTGCCACCAACACTCGAGGAGCCCGAGCATCTGCTCCGAAGCATCGGAATCAAGCTCTACTTCCTTCAATTTTGTTCCCTTTGGCTTTTCAAGCCTTCAAG AAGAGCTGGAGACAAAGAAAGCTTCAACAGATGAGGGATCGATTCATACTGCTACACGCACATTTACTTTTCGTGAATTGACTGCTGCTACTGAGAATTTTAGACCAGATTTCATTTTGAGTGAAGGTGGATTTGGAAGGTTGTACAAAGGTCAACTTAAGGGCACTAAACAG ATTGTGGCTGTAAAGCAAATTGATAGGAACGGTGTGCAAGGAAACCGGGAATTTCTTGTCGAAGTGATGATACTGAGTTCACTTCACCACCCGAACATGGTGAACCTCATAGGGTATTGTGCTGATGGTGATCAGAGACTTTTAGTTCAGGAGTACATGCCATTTGGATCTTTGGATGACCATCTACATG ACCTTCAACCTGAGAAAGCACCGCTTGACTGGAACACAAGGATGAAAATAGCCACTGGTGTAGCAAAGTGCTTGGTGTATATGCATGATACGGCAAATCCACCTGTTATTCACCGAAATGTGAAGAGCTCAAATATTTTACTCGGTGAAGGGCATCATCCCAAGCTCTCTCATTTTGGATTGGCCAAATTTGGTCCAGTTTGTGACAAAACATACGTATCTACTAGAGTTGTGGGGACACACGGCTATCGTGCACCAGAATATGCAATGACAGGAAGACTTACGGTCAAAGCAGATGTTTACAGTTATGGAGTTGTCCTACTGGAGATAATTACTGGCAAACGGGCTATTGACAATTCAAGAGCCGTTGAAGAGATCAGTTTAGTTGCGTGG GCTCGTCCTTTATTTCAAGATGGAACAAAATTCACACAGATGGCTGATCCCAAGCTGCAAGGTCGGTACCCAGTTAGGGGTCTGTATCAAGCTCTAGCTGTTTCTGCTGCGTGCCTTCAGATGGATCCCGACGTCCGACCTTCCATGGCAGATGTGGCTACAGCCATAACTTATATTGCTTCTGAGAACTGGTCACCAGAAACGGCCAGTTCAAGAGTCTAG
- the LOC140815945 gene encoding uncharacterized protein codes for MPKAYDNWERLVASVLKWRQIWKLCHQQSRSPSCCSDESDSGSDINLSPVNDDAAFIFSSGLMLHPAFDMFHDSCKRHLETTRKKNARMKQIDIEDGVRGTDREFLVQLMMLSLLHHPDILLFIFPV; via the exons ATGCCCAAGGCGTACGACAACTGGGAGAGACTGGTAGCCTCTGTTTTGAAATGGCGTCAGATTTGGAAACTTTGTCATCAACAATCTAGGAGTCCGAGCTGTTGCTCCGATGAATCAGATTCtggctctgatatcaatctCAGTCCTGTCAACGACGATGCTGCCTTCATCTTTTCAA GTGGATTAATGCTTCATCCAGCGTTCGATATGTTTCATGACTCGTGTAAACGGCACCTTGAAACCACCCGAAAG AAGAATGCAAGAATGAAGCAAATTGATATTGAGGATGGTGTGAGAGGGACCGACAGGGAATTTCTCGTCCAATTGATGATGTTAAGCCTGCTTCATCACCCTGATATTTTGCTGTTCATCTTCCCAGTATAA